AAAACGGATCAGAATTCGCCGCGGAATCGCGCCCTTCCGATCCGCCGATCTCAACGTCTCCATGGTCAATCAGCCTGCCGTGTAACGTCAATGCGGTCGCCGCGACGATCCGCACGGACGCGACCCGCCCGATGTGCTGCGCTTCACCGGGAAACACCACAATGTGATCCGCGCGCGTCCGGCCGACCAGTTGATCGCTCCGCTTCCAACCCACTTCTTCGCCACGCGTTTGCTCTGCCTCCTGTGCCCGAAGCGCCGCTTTACTGAAACCTTCGACAAGCACTTCAACGGCCCTGCCCAGCCAACACTGGTTCGCTTGAATCGAAATCGACTCCTGCAGCTTGAGCATCTCGACGTTGCGCCGCCGCTTGATCTCATCAGGCACGTCATCCGCTTGCCGCTTGTCGGCCACGGTCCCTGGCCGGGGCGAATACTTGAACACGAAGATATTTTTGAACCGGCATCGTTCCACCAGCGATTGCGACGCCTCGTGCTCCTCCTCCGTCTCGCCGCAGAATCCGACGATGAAATCGCTCGCAATGGTCAGTCCCGGAACGGTCTCCCGCGCCCGATCCACAAGCTCCACGTACTGCTCGACGGTGTACTGTCGGCGCATGCGCTGGAGCACGGCGTTGCTTCCGCTTTGCACGGGCAGGTGCAGATACTCGCAGACCTGAGGGACGTCGCGCATCACTTCCAGAATATCGTGCGTGAAATCCCCGGGATAGCTCGTTACGAAGCGCACACGCTCCAGCCCGGAAACGCCCGCTACGCGCTCCAGCAGCTCCGCGAATCGTACCTCGCGCCCATCTTCTGGATGAACATAGCTATTCACGGTCTGCCCGAGCAGCGTGACTTCCTTGGCCCCGCGATCGACGAGCATGCGCGCCTCGTCCACGATTTGCCCCGGTGGTCGGCTCCGCTCCGGGCCGCGCGTAAACGGAACAACGCAGAAGGTACAGAACTTGTCACACCCGCGCTGCACCCGGATATACGATTGCAACACGGACGCACCCGACTCCGGGTCGCGCGACAGGTCAAGCGCCTCCATCGAGTCGAACTCCAGCGCTCGATTCAGCGGCGTGTTCTTCCGCGACTGCGACTGCGCCAGCGCCACTGCCCGGGTCCGCGACGCCGTCACCTCCTCGATCAGCGCCGGGACCTTGTTCAACTCCCCGGGTCCACACACCAGATCGACGTGCGGCATCCGCTGCAATATGCCGTCCGGATCGCGCTCCGCCATGCAGCCCAGAATCCCGATCACCATGTCCGGGTTGCGCTCTTTTGGTCGACGAAGCGCCCCAAGTCGGGACAACGCCTTCTGCTCCGCATGATCGCGCACGCTGCATGTGTTGATCAGCACGACGTCGGCATTCGCCATGTCCGAGGTTGACTCGAATCCGAGCGCGCGAAGGCGCCCCATGACGAGCTCGCTGTCGAGCGCATTCATTTGGCAGCCCATAGTTTCCAGATAGAGCCGGCGCGGGCGCTCACTCATAATGCCTCCCCGGGGCGCGCGCCCCGCGCGTTATATACTAATGGAGGGACGCTCCTGATGCCATTTACGAAGGAGTCGGTTCCGCACCCTCCCGCGAGGACCCCTGCGAGGACTTCATTTCCGGCATGGCATGCTTGGCCGTCTGGTAGATCAGGGAATCCGCAAACCGGTGGGAGAACCGCCTAATGAACACGATCAGCTTACCGGCCGGCGTCAGCGTCACCTCTCGCCGACGCCGCCGTGACGACGTGACAATGGCCCGCGCCACGCGCTCCGGGGAATACTGCGCCTGCCCGAGCCGCACCGCCCGAACATCCACGCTCCCGGCAACCTCGAAAAACGGCGTGTTCGTCGAACCCGGCGCGACCAGGAGCACGTCCACCCCCGTGCCCCGCAATTCGAGGCGCAACGCCGTGGACAACGCATTCAGCGCCGCCTTCGTGGCACTATACGACGCCATACGCGGCATGGGCTGGTGCCCCACCACCGATGAAATATTGATGATCTGCCCCGAACCTCGATCGATCATCTCCGGCAGCACGGCCTGGATCAACGCAATCGGCGCCGCGAAATTAAGCGCCAGCATGCGATCCAGATGCTCCTCGGGCATACGCAGGACCGACGCGAAGCTCCCCCAACCGGCGTTGTTCACCAGGACGTCCACTCCGCCCCATCGCTCGCGGATCTGCGCCAATCCGCGCCCCCGATCCGACGCGTCCGTCACATCCATGGAAACCGGAAGAACGCGATCCCCGCCAAGCGATTGGGCCAGTGCCTTGAGTTTCTCAAGCGAGCGCGCCGCCGCGACGACCCTCGCGCCCGCCCCATGAAAGGCGCGCGCGGCCGCCTCCCCGATGCCGCTCGACGCCCCGGTGACGAGCACCACGCGATTCCGCAAATCATAGCCCATGCCGGAACTCCCCATGAACCGAACGGCACAAACAACAGGACTATACCAAAGAAAAGCGGCACGGACAGGATGGACCCGCCCGCACCGCTCGTTGTGCGTGCCCTCAGTTGGGGTGCCCCGCCGCCTAATCCGTCACCACATTGGCCTTCATGCGAATCGCATTGGCCATGTTGAAATAGTTCGGCGAAGTCGCCTCCACCCAACGGTGGACGGCCGCATACTGCTCGGGCGTCCCATTGCCCTTGATCCGCACCGTGTACTCGATTTCGTCGTAACCCGGCTTGATCTTCTTGTCCAACCCGAGGAAGCCGCGCAGGTCCAGCTCCCCGCACGAATCGATCTCCAGGCTCTCCAGCTCGATGCCCTGCATCGAGCACGCCGCGACCCATGTGGCCATGATGCACGCATTCATCGCGGCCATAAGGTACTCCTGGGGGTTGGCTGCCGTGTTTGTCCCCAGAAGCTCCGGCGGCTCGTCAATCCTGATCGTGAAGTTCTTGGGGAGAACCTGACCGCCCAGGCCCCAGTTCTCCACGCGAGTCTCGCTCCGCGTACCGCCCATCCACGCCGTGGTCACGTTGAACCGTGCCATCCCCTTGGCGTGGTCCTGCCGGATCGCCTCCATCGTCGCCTTCAGGGCATCCGTGTCGATTCCGTTGATCTTGCTCGTCATCGTCGCCTGCATGATTCATCTCCTCTTGGTCCTGTGCCGGCCCGGCACGTCTGTCCGCGAGCGAGCTTCGTTGCTCCGTCATCCTCGCGGCACGCCTATAAGATGCACCAAAACAGGCTCAAAGGGAGTGTACTGAAGGTCCAAATTACCTTGACTTCGAGTCAACCTTGCGGTACTCCCCTGTTATCTCGGGCACCGGAAGGCGGCAGAAAACCAGATCGGACCATCCCCAAGGGGCATTTCCATGGCGCAGGACACGCGTCAGCGATTGATCCGTACGGCCCACGACTTGTTCTACGAGCAGG
The genomic region above belongs to Phycisphaerae bacterium and contains:
- the miaB gene encoding tRNA (N6-isopentenyl adenosine(37)-C2)-methylthiotransferase MiaB → MSERPRRLYLETMGCQMNALDSELVMGRLRALGFESTSDMANADVVLINTCSVRDHAEQKALSRLGALRRPKERNPDMVIGILGCMAERDPDGILQRMPHVDLVCGPGELNKVPALIEEVTASRTRAVALAQSQSRKNTPLNRALEFDSMEALDLSRDPESGASVLQSYIRVQRGCDKFCTFCVVPFTRGPERSRPPGQIVDEARMLVDRGAKEVTLLGQTVNSYVHPEDGREVRFAELLERVAGVSGLERVRFVTSYPGDFTHDILEVMRDVPQVCEYLHLPVQSGSNAVLQRMRRQYTVEQYVELVDRARETVPGLTIASDFIVGFCGETEEEHEASQSLVERCRFKNIFVFKYSPRPGTVADKRQADDVPDEIKRRRNVEMLKLQESISIQANQCWLGRAVEVLVEGFSKAALRAQEAEQTRGEEVGWKRSDQLVGRTRADHIVVFPGEAQHIGRVASVRIVAATALTLHGRLIDHGDVEIGGSEGRDSAANSDPFSQGRAGGALPVLRA
- a CDS encoding OsmC family protein, producing the protein MTSKINGIDTDALKATMEAIRQDHAKGMARFNVTTAWMGGTRSETRVENWGLGGQVLPKNFTIRIDEPPELLGTNTAANPQEYLMAAMNACIMATWVAACSMQGIELESLEIDSCGELDLRGFLGLDKKIKPGYDEIEYTVRIKGNGTPEQYAAVHRWVEATSPNYFNMANAIRMKANVVTD
- a CDS encoding SDR family NAD(P)-dependent oxidoreductase — translated: MGYDLRNRVVLVTGASSGIGEAAARAFHGAGARVVAAARSLEKLKALAQSLGGDRVLPVSMDVTDASDRGRGLAQIRERWGGVDVLVNNAGWGSFASVLRMPEEHLDRMLALNFAAPIALIQAVLPEMIDRGSGQIINISSVVGHQPMPRMASYSATKAALNALSTALRLELRGTGVDVLLVAPGSTNTPFFEVAGSVDVRAVRLGQAQYSPERVARAIVTSSRRRRREVTLTPAGKLIVFIRRFSHRFADSLIYQTAKHAMPEMKSSQGSSREGAEPTPS